The proteins below come from a single Halobacillus salinarum genomic window:
- a CDS encoding bifunctional 4-hydroxy-2-oxoglutarate aldolase/2-dehydro-3-deoxy-phosphogluconate aldolase, whose product MEKASKLLQLEQSGVVAVIRKPRPEDILPLVDALVEGGVKTLELTVDTEQAFTQMRKAKERLGKDVLVGAGTVLDAETARTAIQAGAEFVFSPNYNEDLIQMANSYGVISIPGVMTPSEIVEAYKLGADVVKIFPASIGGPSYIKDLQGPLGHIPMIPTGGVTAENAGDFIKNGATAVGAGGSLVNKRLLEQQDFAGITTLAKQFTANVKMAREEQQS is encoded by the coding sequence ATGGAAAAAGCTAGTAAACTATTGCAGCTCGAGCAATCTGGAGTGGTAGCTGTGATTCGAAAGCCGCGCCCGGAAGATATTCTCCCATTGGTAGATGCCCTGGTCGAAGGGGGAGTGAAAACACTGGAACTTACCGTGGATACGGAGCAAGCGTTTACCCAAATGCGTAAGGCGAAAGAACGTTTAGGCAAAGACGTGCTCGTTGGTGCAGGAACGGTATTGGACGCGGAAACCGCTCGTACTGCCATTCAAGCCGGTGCAGAATTTGTTTTCTCTCCTAACTATAATGAAGACCTCATCCAAATGGCGAATAGTTACGGGGTCATCTCTATTCCAGGAGTAATGACGCCTTCTGAGATTGTAGAAGCTTATAAACTGGGAGCTGACGTCGTTAAAATTTTTCCTGCTTCCATAGGAGGACCATCCTATATCAAAGATTTACAGGGACCGCTCGGACACATCCCGATGATTCCGACCGGTGGTGTAACCGCGGAGAATGCGGGTGATTTTATTAAGAACGGAGCCACGGCTGTAGGGGCAGGTGGATCACTCGTGAATAAGCGTTTACTGGAACAACAGGATTTTGCTGGTATTACGACTCTCGCAAAACAGTTTACAGCGAATGTAAAAATGGCAAGAGAGGAGCAGCAGTCATGA
- a CDS encoding winged helix-turn-helix transcriptional regulator, whose amino-acid sequence MNKSSICPRFEKAIGLLSKRWTGLIIYHLLDGQQRFCTIESAIGISGKVLSDRLKDMEKEGLVKRDVYPETPVRIEYSLTEKGRSLKPIMDEIEKWSHAWLSEEGDHPAAAK is encoded by the coding sequence AATCTTCCATATGCCCGCGCTTCGAGAAGGCCATTGGTCTTTTGAGTAAGCGTTGGACTGGCTTAATTATTTACCATCTGTTAGACGGTCAACAACGATTTTGTACAATCGAGTCAGCTATTGGAATCAGCGGAAAAGTACTTTCAGACCGCTTAAAAGACATGGAAAAAGAGGGGCTGGTGAAGCGTGATGTTTATCCGGAAACTCCAGTCCGAATCGAATATTCTTTAACGGAAAAAGGACGATCCCTTAAACCGATCATGGATGAAATAGAGAAATGGTCACATGCCTGGCTTTCAGAAGAAGGAGACCACCCTGCAGCAGCCAAATAA
- a CDS encoding TRAP transporter large permease: protein MTTLVLFGSFAILLLLSVPIGIALGLSTLFTLFYSGGIPLPFLMKELVTSVDSFPLMAVPFFILAGEIMGKGGISERLFNFANALVGNKTGGFAMATIVTCMFFAAISGSGPATVAAIGGIMIPAMVKQGYDKKFATATVAAAGSIGVIIPPSIPMVIYGVVGGASIGDMFIAGIIPGILVGLSLMVWAYFYSKKHNYKGSEQKTSLANIGKTFWEAKWALVIPVVILGGIYGGIFTPTEAAVIAVVYGMIAGLFLYRELAIKDLPKLLADASLTTATVLIIVGSATAFGRLLTIEQIPTQVANLLLSISENEIVIILLITVLLLIVGCFMDTLAAIIILTPILLPIAVNLGYDPIHFGIIMVVNLAIGFITPPLGVNLFVGSGISGLSIEQLSKAILPYFFAMLFSLLMITFIPELSLWLISFAE from the coding sequence ATGACAACATTAGTACTTTTTGGTTCCTTCGCCATTCTCCTGCTTTTAAGTGTTCCAATTGGGATAGCTTTAGGTCTTTCCACATTGTTTACTTTATTTTATTCAGGGGGCATTCCGCTTCCGTTCCTGATGAAGGAATTAGTAACTTCTGTTGACAGCTTTCCATTAATGGCTGTTCCGTTCTTTATCCTTGCTGGAGAAATCATGGGAAAAGGCGGTATTTCAGAACGTTTATTTAACTTCGCTAACGCATTAGTAGGGAATAAGACGGGCGGATTTGCGATGGCAACCATCGTCACTTGTATGTTCTTTGCGGCAATTTCCGGTTCAGGACCTGCAACAGTAGCTGCCATTGGCGGCATCATGATTCCTGCCATGGTAAAACAAGGCTATGATAAAAAGTTTGCTACCGCGACAGTAGCTGCCGCAGGATCAATTGGGGTTATTATCCCTCCGAGTATTCCGATGGTTATTTATGGAGTAGTCGGCGGTGCCTCAATCGGTGATATGTTCATTGCCGGCATTATCCCTGGAATCCTTGTCGGCCTTTCTCTCATGGTGTGGGCATACTTCTATTCCAAGAAGCACAACTACAAAGGGTCTGAACAAAAAACCTCTTTAGCCAACATTGGTAAAACTTTCTGGGAAGCTAAATGGGCGCTGGTTATCCCTGTTGTCATTCTTGGAGGAATCTATGGCGGAATATTTACACCGACAGAAGCAGCGGTTATTGCTGTAGTCTATGGCATGATCGCCGGGTTGTTTCTATATCGCGAACTGGCGATCAAGGATTTACCTAAGCTGCTAGCAGATGCTTCCTTAACGACGGCGACAGTATTAATCATCGTCGGTTCTGCGACAGCCTTTGGTCGGCTATTAACAATCGAACAAATTCCTACGCAAGTAGCGAATCTACTGCTGTCTATCTCTGAGAATGAAATAGTTATCATTCTATTGATTACTGTATTGCTGCTCATTGTCGGCTGTTTTATGGATACGTTGGCAGCTATTATTATTTTAACTCCAATACTGCTTCCTATTGCCGTCAATCTCGGCTACGACCCTATCCATTTTGGTATCATTATGGTCGTGAATTTAGCGATTGGGTTTATCACTCCTCCCCTTGGGGTTAATTTATTCGTTGGTTCAGGAATATCAGGATTGTCTATTGAACAACTATCAAAAGCGATCCTTCCTTATTTCTTTGCCATGTTGTTTTCACTCCTAATGATTACATTTATACCAGAGCTCTCTCTATGGCTGATCAGCTTTGCCGAATAA
- a CDS encoding sugar kinase produces MKSLDVVTIGETMVLFSSSDQLPLEYVNQMQKQIGGAESNVAIALSRLGFKAGWISKLGDDPFGRYVRKFIRGEGVDTSAVTFTNQAPTAVYFKEKLSAEEVNVYYYRHQSAASLLHPADINENYLSSAKFLHLTGITPALSDSCQETIFHAIRQAKANGLKIVFDPNLRFKLWKNKDKARKTLMEMATLSDYILPGIEESYFLTGEEDYEKAAQTLLTNEEQTIITKLGAEGAFYYSANESGKVEGFPVKQVVDPIGAGDGFAAGVISRLLEGGSIREAAERGNAVGAFVVQMNGDVEGVPTRTQLDQFIDSENTRTDVER; encoded by the coding sequence ATGAAGTCATTAGATGTAGTAACCATAGGGGAAACGATGGTGTTGTTCAGCTCATCTGACCAACTCCCCTTAGAGTATGTCAACCAGATGCAGAAACAGATTGGTGGAGCTGAGTCCAATGTGGCAATTGCCCTTTCCCGGTTAGGATTTAAAGCAGGGTGGATCAGTAAACTGGGAGACGATCCTTTCGGCAGGTATGTGCGGAAGTTTATTAGAGGGGAAGGCGTAGATACGAGCGCCGTTACATTTACGAATCAAGCTCCGACCGCCGTATATTTTAAGGAAAAGCTATCGGCTGAAGAAGTAAACGTTTATTATTATCGTCATCAATCTGCCGCAAGTTTGCTTCATCCCGCCGACATCAATGAGAATTATTTATCTTCGGCAAAGTTTTTACACTTGACTGGTATAACTCCAGCTTTAAGCGACTCCTGTCAGGAAACGATCTTTCACGCAATCCGTCAGGCAAAAGCAAATGGTTTGAAAATTGTATTTGATCCTAATCTTCGTTTTAAGCTTTGGAAGAACAAAGACAAAGCACGAAAGACACTGATGGAAATGGCCACGCTATCTGATTACATTCTGCCGGGAATCGAAGAATCGTACTTTTTAACGGGTGAAGAAGATTATGAAAAAGCGGCACAAACACTTTTAACGAACGAAGAACAAACGATCATTACGAAGCTCGGCGCGGAAGGGGCTTTTTATTATTCTGCAAACGAGTCAGGTAAAGTGGAAGGCTTCCCTGTCAAACAGGTCGTCGATCCGATTGGTGCAGGAGATGGATTTGCCGCTGGAGTGATCAGCCGCTTACTAGAAGGCGGTTCGATAAGAGAAGCAGCTGAACGAGGAAATGCTGTCGGAGCTTTCGTTGTACAAATGAATGGTGATGTGGAAGGTGTACCTACAAGAACACAGCTTGATCAATTTATTGACTCTGAAAACACGCGCACAGATGTAGAAAGGTAA
- a CDS encoding HPr family phosphocarrier protein, translating to MEQKVNKTMNVSIQESQTIMELSQIIQQYDSEIILKKNVNGSLYEANLKSLLGLINLQLHDGDEVIVECIGEDAEDALKEVEAFLKP from the coding sequence ATGGAGCAAAAAGTAAATAAAACGATGAACGTTTCGATTCAAGAATCACAAACAATTATGGAATTAAGCCAAATCATCCAGCAGTACGATTCTGAAATCATTTTAAAGAAAAATGTGAATGGCAGCCTTTATGAAGCCAATTTAAAGAGCCTGCTTGGTTTGATTAATCTGCAGCTTCATGATGGTGATGAAGTCATTGTGGAATGTATTGGCGAGGATGCCGAAGATGCTTTGAAGGAAGTAGAAGCCTTCTTAAAGCCATAA